ttttttttttttttgacagttaaTTATGTCATGTCTTATGAAATATGTTACCTAAATCTTTAATGGATACTTAACAAGCACAGGAGCTCCTCTGTGTACTAGCTGTGTGAACGTGAGACaattccctcccccttcccttgctCTGCTACATTTACGGGGCATCAAAGGTGCAGGTCCTGGGCGAAGCTCCAGGCTGTACTGATGACCAAACACTGACATGAATCCCATTCACACGACACTTAAAGtctagtgagagagacaggcatcCGTCAAATAAATTCACAAGTCAAATTGCTGCTCTGGTAAGTGCTATGAAAGACGGGTAGGCGGTGCCACCACAGCTTTTAACCAGCATTTCCGGCTGAGATGGGCATGGTAAGTAAGAGTGAGCAAGGCTGAGGGCAGCGGGCAGGAGGGGTTTCCAGCGaagaacagcaggtgcaaagccCAGTGAGAATGTACCTCCCTGGGGCGTGCATCGTGTGTTCAATGTCCTTCTATACCTGAATGGTACCTTCCAGGTAATAGGAACTCAGTATTTGATGACTTTTCTTGAGTCTCATGTCACACGTGTTCTAACCAGACCTCACAGATGGATACCTTCCCTAGCCTAGTGCCTGTCCCCGGGAGGTATTTTCCACACGCGTCTCACTCTTGAGAACGTGTTGGTGGTGGTTTATCTGGCCCTTGGCCTGTGCTTGTTGCCTTCCCTGACGTTTGTGGTATGCCCTCGGTGTGTGCGACTTACCTTGTTTTCCTCACAAGTTTGCGAGTCTCTTCAAAGCCTAATCAAAGCATAAGGGACTGTGTATTTCATATTTCCTCTATCTCATATGTCTTGTGACTCATCCCTGAACCAGTGTTGCCTGAATGCTGTAGGTAAGTATCTGTTGATGACGATGAGACCCCGcgttttctccctcctccccctccctctgtccttccttttcTGGGGAACAGAGGTCGGTGACTCTGGGATGCATTAGCAAGCATCAGAGAGGGTTCAGGGCTGGCTGTTGACAACCAGGCCTTCCAGGTAAGGGATGGATAAGAGTAGAAGGGAAATCCATCTCTTTGAATGTTGGGGCAAAATGCCCAGCAATGAAACGAAGAGGCTTATAGAGCCTCGGGGATCACGAGGGAATGTCCAGACCCAGTAGTGTGGAAGGGACATGGGGCACGTGAATCTGGCTGGGAGGGACGGCATAGGATCCGAAGCAACATTCCTGGATTGAGCCGAGCCGATTGGATATCGATAGATTGCTAAACCgtgacttttttcttctgttaatcctTTAAAAACTCGGTGTGAAGGGGTCTTCTGCTAAAGGATCCCCGGGTTAAGGAGGGAGCCACGGCCGAGGGAGGGCTGGCTGCGCCCCTGGTAGGCCTGCGGGCAGCCCCACACCAGGACCAGCTTCCGTGTCTACGAGAAGCTAGAGGAAAAACAGCTCCGTGCTGTTTTTTATTCAGCAGCTTCTTCTGCAGAGACTAAAGTAAAATTAACCAAACGAGCTCCTCCGTCCCTGTTCCGTGGGTGACTCTGGCCCGGTTTAGTCCCTGACGTGGGGACGGACCGCCGTCCTGGACATGGTGCTTCGAGAGCCGAGAGCCGGCCGTGACCAAGCCGGCGGCCCCTGCTGACCCTACAAGGGGAGCGCGTGAGCGCACAGGTGCACAGGTGCGCGAGGCTCCCGGCGCCCCTCGGAGCAGGGGGGTAGCCGGCTTCTCTGCTCTGCTGGGCCTCGGGCATCCCTGGATGGTCCTGTTAGCTGGTGGAGCCGGGTGGTGGGGACGAGGTGGGGCGGAGGACGCCTGGAGCCTCTTGGGGGACTGTCCCCCTGGGGCTCCCCTCAAGCCCGCGCCAGGCCCGCACGCCCCAGGCCCCGGGAGCATCTGGGCAGCCGCAGGCCGGCTGTGGGCCCAGCAGCTCGTGGTCCCGGCTCACGGAGTCCAGGTGGGGGCGTCCCGGCAGGGCCCGCGGAGGAAGGGGGCGTGCAGTACACTTCCAGAAAAGGACGCAGAaggtgcttttattttaaaaccaaaaccaaagtgCTACAGTGACAAGACACTGCCGGGGTGGAGCGCGGCGTAGGTGGGTTCTAGGTGCCCGTGGCCGAGCGGCCGCCCGAGTCCTcccgctccctcctccctcccgggCCTGGGTGCGGGGAGTATCCCCAGCCTCAGTGGGCATCTCCTCCTCTGAGGAGCGGCCTCCACACCTCCCTCTCCCGCCATCAAACCCGAAAGCCTCCTCAGCTGTCCCGCTTGCACGTGCAAACCAGGATCACCGGGCACAGGTCTGGAAACCCGGGGAGTCCGACCCCGAACCCAGAGCCGGGTATCCGCCCCGTGCTACGATCTCCTTTCTGTACATTCAGCATGTTTGGTCCTATGTACATCCATAGACATCTCTCTACATGCACAtactctctcggtctctctcctCGGGTCAGCCTCCCTATGTACCACGTCCCACTTCCCGAGCCTCCGCCTCCGTCTCGTCTGCTGGTCCAGGGGACACTGGTCTCGCGGGTTTCGCGAGGTCCGTCAGCACCACCCCCGTCATCGTCGTCGTCACACCCTGAGTGCCCTCTCCCATCTGTTGTTTTGCCCGTGGGGACTCTCCTGTTCCGGTGGGTGCCGAGTGCTCCCTGACGTTCCAGTCTACGGTTGGTGTGGTCAGGGGCCCACGTCCCACAGGACCTGGCTGCTCCCGAAGCTCGTCCGATAGCCTGCAGAAGGATTTCAGCTCCGAGGAAGAGGCTGTGCGGAGCCGGGGAGGGTGCGGGTGGGGGGCACTGTCCTCTGGGGAGGCCTGTGGCAGACGAAGCCGGGCTGTATTAAGAGGATAGTAGGACTCGTTAAAGTGCAGCTTAGAGCAAAGTCTGGGGTCGCAGAGCAAAATCAAAAACAGTTAAGTCAGAAAATGTCCTCATTGTGTTAAGCAAGAATCTGAGCAGCCTGGGGGCCTGGAGCCGACAGCAGGGGACCAGGGAGAAGGGATTCCAGACCCTCAGGAGGGATGCAGCTGTGTGCAGAGGAAGCTAGGGGAGGACGGCTTGCTGGTGGAGGAGGCGTCCCGGTGCACACGCGCTCACGCTCACGCTCACGCCAGAACTGCGACCCCCCACCCTGGAAGAAATCTGGTAAGTCTAATGTTGAATAAAGTTGGGAGCCCAGACACTGGCTCTTTGCCTTCCATTCTGTGTGTCAGATTTTCACGTTTTCCTGGGTCTTGTTCCCTTGAGAGCTTGGGAGTGCTGGTGGGTGGGGTGTACGGTCAGTGAAGAATGAAGGGTCTTCAGGTCGGAGTCAGCGGAGTTCAAGGAAAGACACACATGAGAGGATCTTATGCAGATCCTGAGGTGACCGTGGATCCAGCCCCAGGCGCGTGGACGCGTTCTGGGAAGTGTGTGGCTTGTAACAACTGACCGGGTCCACGGTTCGTGCAGGGACCCTATGCCAAGCCACTGTCGGTGGAGGCACTTTTGGGATTTGGGGCTTTAGAGAAAATTCTGGTGCCCGTACACCCTTCTCAGCCCCTCGCGCAGCCCCCACCAGGGACCAAGGAACGGCCTGAGGTTGATGTCCTGAAGTGTGCCCTCTGACTCACCTGGAAGTGGCGTCCTTGCGGGGGAGAGGAGATGGGGTTGGGGACCCTCTATGCCAAGTCTCAGGAATGGCTAAGGGAGACCCTGGTTATTGGATCAGGAGGCGTGTagtctccttccctcccagcgTTGCCTAACAAAATAGCTGGCACTTGTCAGAGGAGCACAGGCAGGGGTGTCAGGGACAATGCTGTCCACCAGCCACACAGTTCTGCCCCGGCCCAAACCCCAATAAAGCACCGCCGGGTCCCCGGGGCTCCACACAGCCGGCTGGAAATCTGAGAGCTTACTCCTCCTCCCTCACGGTAGGGTCAGTGGCACTTTCCCAGGGGATCCATGCCCTGTAAATGTCTGGGACATCTCTCCAGACCTCTCTGGGGGGCCTGGGGACCTGCTGGCAGGGCCATCCCATCCACAGGCCACAGGGCAACACATGCTCCCTGGGCTGTCTGCGGAAGAGCGTCAGGGATTTGGACAAGAGCTCTGCAGAGGTCTGATTCCAGGACGCGTGCAGGTGCGGTGCTGCCCGGGGCCTATTTCCTGCGTCGGCCCCAGGTCTCTGGGAGCAGAGGCAGCTAAGGGAGAACCAGGTATCCTAAGGGAAGGTCCCACTGGACAAAACGGGGGAAAACTGGTGACCAAGCTCCTGGGTTATAGTCAGAATTTGCCGGCAGAAGTGAACCACCCTGAAAAACCCTGACTTCTTTCAACAGGGGTTGGTAGAGGACCCGGGAGGGATTCACCCAGATTGCCTTATATCTCGAGGCACAGACCCCAAAAGGACCATCAGAGTCTTGCCCCAGGGAACTAGCCATGTGGGGAAcgagagggggtgggggctgcggcCTCAGATCGCCAAACCTGGATggcggcgggagggggggggagtCTATCCATCCAACTGCACTGTCCTCCTAATGTGAGTCTCCAAGCATGGCTGAGGCGTCCTGGGCCACTGCAGCCTAAtcttccctctccacccccctcccGGCGTCGGGGGGGTTGTGTATCTTGGGGGAGGATGCAGGGGACACTGGAAGGAAAGCTGGGACTCCAGGTGGCCTCGCCTACCCGCGGGCCGCCAGGTTAAAGCAGAGGGGGCGGAGGATGGGTGCTTCTGGGGCCCTCCGGGAAGCCGGGATGACGGCCTTCCCCCGGGACGCCGACAGAGGACACACCAGAGGGACGGGGAGGCGGGAAACCAGGCCGTCAGACGTTGCTGATGCGCACGCTCAGGGCGCTGCCCTCCTTCTCCGCTTGTTCCCTTAACGACTCCTCCAACTTGAGCTTCTCAGGGTCTCCGTAGCGGACAGCGCTGTCGCGGAGGCCGCCAGGGGAGGCCACTTTCACCACCTGGTCAAAAAGGCTGAAGTCAGCGATGTATTTGCCGCTGGCGGACAGCGAGATGGCCGGGGTGAACTCGTAGCCCCAGAGGATCTCCTCCGGCAGGTAGGACGTGCGCACCTGGCAGGTGGCACTGGTGGACTCCACCGTCCCACTGAGGATCAGCACCAGCTCGAAGTCACCCTCGCCACTGCGCAGGGGGAGGTCTTTCAAGGGACTGGTCTCATCTACCACGTGGTAGAAGGTCAGGGGCAGAATGAGAAAGGGGCTGTCCGAGGCCGTGTCGACCTGGAAAGTCACGTTGACCTGGTTGAGCCGGATGTTCTCGCCCTCTTTGGTCTGGTGGGTCTGAAGCAGCTTGCCCGTCACCTGGCAGCCGATGAGGAGGCTCTTCCGCATGTTGGCGACTCGGATCATGAGGCAGGGCTTCCCGTTGTGGGCCGCGACGACCGCGTGCTGGCTGAACCGGATGGTCTCCGCCCGCTTCTTGGGCCGGGCGATCTTTGCCAGGAAGGTCCCCGTGATGAAGATTTCCAGGATGGTGGTGAGCACCAGCTGGGCAATCAGAAGCACGATGGCCAGCGGGCACTCCTCACTGATGTAGCGGAAGCCGTAGCCGATGGTGGTCTGCGATtcgagggagaagaggaaggccCCCGTGAGCGTGTGCACCTGTACCACGCAGGGGGTGTGGTTGGCCGGGGGGCCGAGCTCCAGCAGGTCCCCGTGGGCCACAGCCACCAGATACCACACCACGCCGAAGAGGAACCAGGTGCCTGCAAAGGTCGCCGAGAAGAGCAGCAGCTTGTAGCGCCACTGCATGTCGATGAAGGTGGTCCACAGGTCCTTGAGGTAGAGGAAGCGCTTGTCGGCGATGTGCTCCATCCTCACGTTGCTGCGGCCGTCCTTGGTCAGGACCCGGCGCCGCCGGACCCCTGGGCCCACGAGGGGCCGGCTCTCCGTCTGAGTGGTCTGGCTGTAGTACACCTTGGCGACAGACGTCATCTGGAGGGAGCAAGACAGCATAACGGAGGTTATTGCAGACATCCAGCCAACTCCTAGCCACCACCCTGCGCGACCGAAGAGGGGACATCCGCTCAGCGCCACTGTTTGTTCTCACTGTCGGCCAATACTTATGAGCACCTGCTCCACGCCGACCGCTGTGCAAGATGCAGGTGAGTCACCAATAGAAATGACACCATCCTTGCTCTCCAAGAACTCACGCCTAGCGAGCGAGACCCACGTTCAGCGAGCAAATAACTGCAATGCAGTCTGATATTTGTAATTCTTGGGagggacagaaaagagagagagtcatAAGTTCACAGTTCCTTGAAGGTGGGGCAAGAAGAGAGGGTTCTACTCGTCTCCATTCCCCGCAAAACCAGTTCTGTGAAGATCTCCAATTCTGAAATAGGATCCCTCCCCACCCTCGTGAATGGCagagcaagaaagactatcccgCTGAAGCTGTCCCAGGCCAGCCCGCCTCAAAACCCCCGGGCCCTTGATACCCCCACCTGACCCCCAGCCCCAAGTCAGTACTCGCCAGGGACGCCAAGATGCTCATCTGGCCAAGGAAGTAGCAGAAACTGCCCACCCTTCTGCCTTCAAGGTGTTCTCTGAGCAACCAGACCATTTCACTATGCGTTATTATGATTACTATTACTCCTTTACCATCACCATCACCGTCGTCACCCATCTGCATCATGTGGGGGGATTCAGGCCGGATCCCGGGGGCGCACGTGGGTGGGAGGAGTGCAGACAGGACCCACGCAAGCAGCTGAGCCACGGTGAAGGAGAACGTCCCATCCGGGCCTCCTGGCGGTGCAGGACCGTTTCCCCGAGGACTGGGGGAGACAGCAGCTCACCGCGGCCGAGCCGCCTTGACCGAGTGAAGTAGGAGGGCTCGTGTATAGTAGTCAGCACCCCCGTCTGCAAGAGCTCGAATTCGGGATTGCTGTCTGTCCTGATCGAAGAAAGTGGGCCGAGGCTCTGAAACAGGAGACCGCTCACCTGCTCCTCCAAGGTGCCGGCACCCCTGCCCAAGGAGTAACTTGTACTTTTCCAGCAGAGAAAGGATTTCAATCACTGGAGCCCTTGGACTCTGGGTCTGGTGGCCAgacctgggagggaggagggcgatCTCGGGGGAGTCTGGCCTCTGGAGAGCTAAGAGGCTCATCACAGTATCCGTTCCAAAAAATCTGAACCACTGCACTTTATCAGTCCTTCACCCTGGTCCCTTACCTCATCTTCCCCAAGACCTGACACCCCGAAAACGAAACTATCTGGGCCCCTCCAAACACCCACCCACGCAGACACTGAACTGGCGACCACCACTGGACGGGAAACCCAAGATGTTAGAGGCAACCAGGCGCCTGTTTTGCCAGCCTCTGCCCATGTGGAACCTCTGTCCGGGTGAGACCGCTCGGCCACTTCCCAGTACCCTCAGCTACCTTGGAGCAAAGGGGAAGCTCCATAATTCTGAAGAATTATTATTTAGAGCCCAAGTAAAGCCCCATTCGATActcagtagtagtagtaatattGAAAAAACCACGCGCAGCGCCTGCATCTCTATACCATTTTCAAGTTTACAGATTAGCGTGccttctcatttgatcctcaaacTGGAAAAGTCGTGCGACCTCTAAGAGATTCTGAAGAACTGTGAGCAGACAGAGGAAGTGCTGGAAAGTTGTGGACGAGTGAacgtaattttcttttttttttttttttaattttcaaaaagagaaacaagatacGTTTCACACACTGGGTAAGATAGTGACCCAGGGCAAGATTCTAGAACAGAGCATTAAGGCTGAgtacttggggcgcctgggtggctcagtcggttgagcgtctgactgttgatttcagctcaggtcatcatctcagggtcgtgagatcgagccccctcGTGTCTGGGTCCACGTTCAGCCGGGAGTCtacttgagcttctctctctccctcccccctctgtccctctctgtttctctctctctcaaatgaataaaaaaaaaaaaaaaaaaaggattgtgatCACTTGGGAATGTCGGAGGGAGGGCAGTTATCAGCAGGACCCAGCCTGGGGTGACCAAGAACAAGTCACACCAAGTGGCCTAACTTCCCTCTAAGACAAGGTTACTAGATGGGCAGTCACAGCAAGGCAACAGATAAAGTGTGTCTATGCAAGATTTTTGACAAgatctctccttctgtccttgaGGATAAGACCACGAAAAATGAGCAGAATGCCGCTCCGATGCTGGGGACTAACCCACACAAAAACGAGTGGTGCTCCTGAGGGGATCATGACGGCCTGGGATCTGTTTTCTCGTGACGTCCCACAGAGCTTTATCTTCGGCCTCACCCCATTCAACATTCATGACAGTAATCCTATTCAAAACTATACAGCACATGGATTACAGGGATGGCACAAAGCAGGGATGGATCGCAGATGCAAGATCTGGACAGAATCAGGATCCAGGAGGAGCCAAATCTAACAAAAAAAGGTATCAGGTAGGTGTACATACTGGAGTCCAAGAATCACCTGAGCCATTCCGGATTGGAAAGATGGGATGCATTTTGGTTAAAACAagcaatgctattttttttttttttttttttttttagagattttatttatctgagagcactagcagggcgagtggcaaaggcagagggagaagcagctccccctgagcagggagcccgacgcggggctcagTCACAGGACcgcggatcatgacctgaactgaaggcagatgcttcaccgacggGGCGTCCCAGCGATGCTGTCTAAGCTACTCTTCAAGTATGTAGAATAAGGAAGTCGTTGACTCTGCTCACCCTGTACCTGCCGTTTTGAGTCTCCGAGGACAGTCAGGCTATGAGAGGATTCAGAACCAGAGCGTGTAAGGAGTGGCTGAGGGAGGCGGGGAAGTTAGTGGGGAGAAGAGACCACCTAGGGGTACGAGAGGCTGTGTGCAGGTATTTGGTTTGAAGTTGCTGTCACGTGAACGAGGCTTTGGCCTTGTCCTTTGCCATCTAAGAGGAGCCACCAGGACCAATGAGTTCGCAGCACAGGAGCAAAGATTCCGGACTGCTACGACAGAGATCCAGGTAACAGTCCGGACTTCCATACGCGGAAAGAGCTTCTCCAAAGGTAGACAGTGCTCTGTCCCTGGAGGCGTTCAAGGGCAGGGTGGACAGCACTGGGCAGGGTCTACGGAGGGAATCAAGGCCTGGACAGAGGCAGGGACGGTCTGCTAGCTTTCACCTGCACTCACGGCAGATCAGGATGCCTGCCTGCCGCCTGCCTGCACACCTTCTCTCCCCGCACCTCCTACGGTGACGTTCCCAGACCCGTCATCAAAGTCTTAGCTTTGTATCTTCAGGAAGGGAGGCTCTCAGGGCCCAGGGGAAAGCTTCTCATTCCCAAAATGAAAGTCTACGATTATATATCATGCTGCAGCTCATAAAATACGTAATTTGACCCTCGTACCATGAACTAAATACAAAAGTCATCATGAGAAACAGGctcagtgggacgcctgggtggctcagcggttgagcatctgccttcagctcagggcacgaccccggggtcctgggaccgagtcccacatcgggctccctgcagggagcctgcttctccctctgcctgcgtctctgcctctgtgtgtgtgtgtgtgtgtgtgtgtgtcatgaatgaataaaataaaaccttaaaaaaaaaaaaaaaaagaaaagaaaaaagaaacaggctcagagattTATCCCAAACAAGTCAGTGGTAGAGATGAGACCAGAACCTGGGTCTTCCAGTTCCTGGtccagaaccttttttttttctttttacttttttaaagtaggctccacacccaatgtggggcccgaattcacaaccctgagatcgagaacGGCACGCTCccctgaccgagccagccagatgcccccagaACTTTTCAATCATAGCAACTTCCGCGTACCCAGGCTCATCCCCATGGGTGTCATGGGCTCAGGACGTGCCTCCGGGGTGCCCCGCGTGCAGGGTCCCAGCTGCGCCGCAGGAGGCAGAGCCTAAAGCTTCCAGAGCCCAGCGTCAGGCCTACAGATCCGGGCGCTGCAGATTTTGGCTCCTGGCTCCAACGCTTTGTTGTGATTGCCGCCTCCAGCCGTGTGCCCTCTGCCGCCAGCCTTTCCGTCTGCCTCCTCCAGCTGCTCCCAGCTGTCGTGCCACCTCCCACAGCCAGGCAGCTTTGTTCTCCGAGGTGGCCCGAGTCAGAAGCAGATAAACAAGCTGCGCCGCGCTGCCAGCTGGCGGGGCTCCGAGGAAGGGACCAGGCCCAGCCCTGAGCCCCATGGGGTCTCCCGCTGCCCCACCTGGCTCACCCACGCTCGCTCCCTCCTCTAGAGGGTGCTGCTCCCCCAGAACAGTCCTAGTCGGACCCCGGGGGCCAAGGTCTCCAGAACTCTGAACACAAAACCAGCCCCCGAGGGGTGAAGACACAGACACGGAGACCCCGGGCTTCCCGCTCCAGGAACTGTGCTTGTGGTTATTCCTCTAAAACAAAGGCCAGTCACACCCACGGTGGTGTCTGCCCGCGGCCTCAGCGCACCCCACGCCGGCCTCCCGCCGGCCTCCCCTTCCCCGGGACGGGTGGGCCACGGGCCTTTCCTGAGTACACTCCGCTCTGGGCCAGCGCACCGCTCTGCTGATTCTCGCAACTAAAACTGATCCATGGCTCCCGACTGCCTGTAGGAAACGCTGCAGGCCTCTGAGCACAGCCTTCAAGGCCTTTCGGGTTTGGTCTCTGCCTACCGGCTGGCTTGGTTCCTGCCGCGTCTCTGCACGTCTCCTGCCGCGTTCCTGCTCcagctctgcagagagcctgcggTTTCATCCTTTCCACCTTTGGACCCGCGTTCACACTGACCTGCTCCAAGCCTCCCCGCCTCTGACCTCCGGCTTAGCTCTCAGAACTGGACTCAAGTGTCTGTTGGCCCCTCATGACCATCAAAGGCATCAAAGAAATAGTCGGTGTCCGTCTCCCGGGCCTCACCCCAGCACGGGCTGGTGAAGCCTGGCCTTGAACACGCTCCTGTTTCAGCACATCAGAGTGCTTTGCAACCACGTGGTCGCCCTTGTGGGTCATCTGTGGCTTCTTCACTGACGCCCGGACGGGGCCTTTCACCTGTTTCCCCAGCACCGGGGACAGTTTGCTACTAAAGACTGACCGGAGGCCCACCTGGAGGCCCAAGAGAGGGAGGGCTGCAGCCTCGGATGAGCGCACGGGAGCTGGGTGCTGAGCTCGCAGAGACCTCCAGGTGGAGCCAAGGTACAGTGGGAGGGACCCAGGCTtagccccagccctggccccactGCTGCTGCGGCCCTACAGATGCTGCCCTCAAAGGGCAGGAGAGCGCAAGTCCCTGAGGCATCCGTCCGAGCTCCTCTGAATCGGCGGAAAGATGGAGACAGACGATGAGCTCATAAATGGCCACGGGCGCGGGGGCACATCAGGCCAAGGTAAGTGGGGGGAAAGgatgcttctccccccacccgccctccCCACACAGGGGCCACGGCAGATGCACCGGGAAGAGCCGAGCACCTTCTCCCAAAACCCGACAGCTCGGAGCGGCGGAAAGCGACCCTGAGCAAAGAGCTTGGTCCGTTTTCCCCTTTGCCTGAAAGCAGCTTTGGTCCGGCGCTCCCTGCCTTCACTCCCGAACGTGAACAaaccctcctccctgctgcccctcagGCTCCCTAAATGGTCAAGGCGCCGTCCTGCTCCGGGGGCCACACTCGGGCTCCCCTTCCTCCGGGCAGCATTCATCCGATGGCCTGATGGCGGGGaatctgctcctcctgctcctcctccatcaTCTCGCTCACCTCCTGCTCGACCTTTGCCCCCTCAAGCCCCTGCAGTGCTTAATCCGGCTTCAGTGCCCACGGGGTATTCGGAGGAGAATCCTTATTGCATGACTGAGTCGACGTGTGGCGTGTGCGTGTGCAGCGAGCCTCAAGGCCAGGTTGTcccccaagccccccaccccataaGCCTCCCAGTGCCTCTCCCAGCTCAAAAGTCTCCGCCTCATGGGTCAAGGACAGACCAGACTCCGCCAGGCAGGAGTGGCCTCCCGGCATCTGCTTCCAAACCCCCTTCCAGCCTTacctcccacccctctcccagCCGCTCCCCGCCGCACAGGCCCATGCGTTCGcgccctctccctccctggcctcccctctgtccctgtccctaCACACCCAGGATAAACCTGTTCAAACGACCCCTCTCCCACGGAGCCTCTGGTAACCCCTCCCTCGTCTGAGTCTCCAGATGCACGCCCGCGTATCGCCACCTGCGTGGTCTACGGGGTGGACCCGACACCCGACCTCTCTTCTACTCCAAGCAGGCTAACTGAACTAAGGATTCAGGCATAACCCACTTCCGTGGCCCTGATGTGTGCTCAGC
This DNA window, taken from Canis aureus isolate CA01 chromosome 38, VMU_Caureus_v.1.0, whole genome shotgun sequence, encodes the following:
- the KCNJ10 gene encoding ATP-sensitive inward rectifier potassium channel 10 isoform X2 yields the protein MTSVAKVYYSQTTQTESRPLVGPGVRRRRVLTKDGRSNVRMEHIADKRFLYLKDLWTTFIDMQWRYKLLLFSATFAGTWFLFGVVWYLVAVAHGDLLELGPPANHTPCVVQVHTLTGAFLFSLESQTTIGYGFRYISEECPLAIVLLIAQLVLTTILEIFITGTFLAKIARPKKRAETIRFSQHAVVAAHNGKPCLMIRVANMRKSLLIGCQVTGKLLQTHQTKEGENIRLNQVNVTFQVDTASDSPFLILPLTFYHVVDETSPLKDLPLRSGEGDFELVLILSGTVESTSATCQVRTSYLPEEILWGYEFTPAISLSASGKYIADFSLFDQVVKVASPGGLRDSAVRYGDPEKLKLEESLREQAEKEGSALSVRISNV
- the KCNJ10 gene encoding ATP-sensitive inward rectifier potassium channel 10 isoform X1 translates to MRPPDGLRRCPGHRWSWRVEAAPVSRFPVQPTSHQMTSVAKVYYSQTTQTESRPLVGPGVRRRRVLTKDGRSNVRMEHIADKRFLYLKDLWTTFIDMQWRYKLLLFSATFAGTWFLFGVVWYLVAVAHGDLLELGPPANHTPCVVQVHTLTGAFLFSLESQTTIGYGFRYISEECPLAIVLLIAQLVLTTILEIFITGTFLAKIARPKKRAETIRFSQHAVVAAHNGKPCLMIRVANMRKSLLIGCQVTGKLLQTHQTKEGENIRLNQVNVTFQVDTASDSPFLILPLTFYHVVDETSPLKDLPLRSGEGDFELVLILSGTVESTSATCQVRTSYLPEEILWGYEFTPAISLSASGKYIADFSLFDQVVKVASPGGLRDSAVRYGDPEKLKLEESLREQAEKEGSALSVRISNV